The Haploplasma axanthum region AATACCTGCCCATGAAATCACTTCAGTAATTTCTTCAAGTGTTCCTGCACCACCAGGCATTGCTATAAAGGCATCAGATAGTTCAAACATTTTATGTTTTCTAATACTCATATTATCAACGATAATAAACTCCGTAATTTCTTTAAATGCAAGTTCTTTATCAATTAAGAATTGTGGCATAATACCAATTACTAATCCACCATACTCAAGAACAGTTTTAGCAATTAGTCCCATTAAACCTCTTTTACCCCCACCATATACTAGTGTATGGTTATTTTCACCAATCCATTTGCCGAGTTCAAAAGCTTTCTTTGCATAGATTTCATTATCTCCACTGTTTGCTCCACAATATACTGCTATCTTCAAACTAATCATCTCCTTAATATACTTGACTTATTATAACAAAATATCATGTTAAAAAAAAGAAATCATTTGATTTCTTCTTCTAATTTTGCTTTACTTGTCGATAAATATGTAATCTTTTCAGCAATCACTTCAAGCATACTAATTTTTTTATCATCTGTAACTTGATACTGCCATGTTTGAATTCTTGCTTTTACTGCTAACATTACACCTTTTTTTACAAATGACTCAACAATAGTTGCTAAACCTTCCCAAGCAGTTACTTGAATGAAGTCAGTATCATATTCTCCATCATAGTTTTTAAAACCTCTTTGCACTGCTAATTGGAATCTTAACACCTTTTTACCATCTTCAAGTATTACCGCTTCTGGTTCATGTGTAATTCTTCCTATTAATACTAATTGATTAAGCATAATAATCTCTCCTTTTAAGAGAGTATACTAATAACTTAACTTATATTAAAATCATCAAATTTCAAATAAAATTAATATAAAAACAATCTTTAAATAAAAAAATAGTAGAGAGTATTTCTTTTAATCTCTACTATATAATTATTTATAAATTTTCTCTTAAATTGATTAAATACTATTTAAAGCAACTAACATCATTTCTTTGAAAGCTTCTTGTCTTTCTTGTGCAGTTGTTGCTTCATGTGTTACAAGCGAATCAGAGATTGTTAATAGACATGCAGCTTTCTTACCTAATGCTTTTGCATTAGTAAACAAAGCAAATGATTCCATTTCCACACAAACAGCATTATGTTTTTCATAAATATCTTTAAACTCATCTGGATTTACACGGTAAAAAACATCTGATGAATGAATTGTTTCAGTATGTAATGTAACTCCAACTTTTGCAGCTGATTTTAACAATCGATTATTTAATGATTTAGTTGCAGGTAATGTTTTTCTTCCTGTCACTCCCATTGTCTTAGCATAACTTGATTCACTCCAAGCATCTTTAGCTAATACAACATCATATAATTTCAATTTATCAGTATAAGCACCAGCAGAACCTACTCTAATGATTGCTTCTACATCATAGAATTTAAATAATTCATATGAATAAATACCAATACTTGGCATTCCCATTCCAGAACCCATAACTGTTACTTTTTTACCATTAAACTTACCAGTATAACCAAACATGTTTCTTACTCCATTAATTTGAACTACATCTTTAAGAAAAGTTTCAGCGATATACTTAGCTCTTAATGGATCTCCAGGCATAATAACTGTTTTAGCAATTAAATCTTTGTCTTTCAACTCAATATGTGGTGTTGGTATCATTTTTTTTCTCCTTTTTAAGTACAATGTCAACGCCATTTGAAGTACCAATTCTTGTCGCACCTGCTTCAATCATTGCCATAGCATCTTCATACGTTCTAACTCCACCTGATGCTTTTACTTCAGCATCTTTTCCAACTGTTTCTTTCATCAATTTAACATCTTCAACTTTAGCACCACCTGTACCAAATCCTGTTGAAGTTTTTACAAAGTCTGCTCCAGCTTCAACTGTTAGTTCAGAAGCTTTGATAATTTCTTCTTTTGTTAAATAACAAGTTTCAATAATAACTTTAACGGTTCTACCACCAGCAGCAATTACTACACCTTCTAATTCATCTAAAATAGTTTCATAATTGCCTTGTTTTAAGGCTGTAACATTAATAACAACATCTATTTCATCAGCACCATTAATAACAGCATCAAGTGTTTCTTGTGTTTTGATTATTGGTGTATGTGTTCCATGTGGAAAACCAATAACAGTACAAACTAAAACATCAGTTCCTTTTAATTGTTCTTTTGCATATGCAACCCAAATAGGATTAACACAAACACTTTTAAAGTTATATTCTTTTGCTTCTTTAATTAGTTTATCAATTTGCTCTTTTGAAACGTTTGCTCCAAGTTTAGTATGATCAATATATTTATTCAATTGCATTTTTCTTTTCCTTTCTTTTTTCATAAATTCTTAATATGAAATTAATTGTTGGACCAACACCTATAACTACAATTATTGTGAAGAAATTAATTTGTGTAGTTAATAATTTAGTTATTAATCCTAGAATTATCGCCAATATTAAGAAAAATGTATCTAGTAAAACTTTAGTTTTATGGTAAGAACCAATTTTTTTACTTAGATAAAGTGTTAGTTCATCATATGATGACATTGGTAGTTTTTCTATTATTAATATTGCTGCACCAATAGCTACTATAACAATTGATACAAGTCCAAATGGAATACTAAACCAATAATGATTCATTATACTATTCGCATCTCCAATATTAAAGATATTATTAAGTAGTGGCTGCCAAAAGTTTATACATAATCCAATTAATATTCCTACAACAATACTAAAAACTAATTTAAAGTTTCTTGTTAGTGCAAACAATATGACGGCAATTACTGCATTTGTAATAAGGGTAGCTGTTCCTGTTTCTATTTTCACTAGTTTTCCAAAGAAAACGTTAAATGCATCAAGTGAACTTGCACCTAATTCAGTTACAATAATTCCTGTAACACCCAAAGCTAAAAGTATTATTCCGATTATTTCAAATACTACTTTCCTGATAATTATTTTTTTATCCATTTTGCTCCTTAATCAATTAATTGAAAGTGATCGACTTTTGTCAAAACTTCAATTACCTTAGTAAATTTATTCTTTTTTAAAATCTTATTAACTTTTTTTAAGTTTTTCTTTGAAACAACTTTTGAATCTTTTAAAAACCCAGGTACATCATCTAAAAATTTACTTGCTTGTTCATAAAATTCTTGATACTTAATTATTGAAACATCATTACCTCGATTTAAAAATATGAAATCAACATATGGAGGTATCACGGTTAAAGTATCGTATTTCCATTCAAAACCGATTCTTAGTCTATTATCTGCATTTGCTAAAAATAAATAAAATGGAACATATGTACTTGCTTCTTGATAGTATTTTTGCAAACTAAAATTATCATCCATATATCTTAAGACACTATTTAACTTATCTTTTGAAATTAAATAATTTTCTTGCAAGAACTTAGGATGTAATTCTAAATATCTTTCTTTTACCATATTAAATATTTTCATAACCAAATCTAATCTAAAAGGTAATACATCTTCAAAATAATCTTGATATACAAAATAATCAAATTTTTCAACAAGTCTTTTAACAATATGGAAGACATGATCAGCAAAATAATCTGGAACAGTAAGTGGTAACTCTAATTGAAAATTCAAATCTAAATACCTTGGATTTAAACGATAAATATCTTTAACTTGTGATTTAGGCATAATTAAAAAACAGGCTTTATAACCTAAACGTGGATGTTTGTAGTTTATTCTTACACTTCGCTCATCCATTTCAATTTCCATTCCTTCAATAACTTCAAAGAATGCTAACAAAGCTTCAACATCTAAATCTCTTGTTTTCTCACGAAAAAAATGCACTTGAAACTTTTCCATTGCCTCACCTCTTACAATAATTTTATCATAATTACTTAGTTTTCTTTAATTTATTTAACATTTCATGATGAGTACGATTAAGTGTTAAAGGTGTTATTGAAATATAACCATTGTTATATGCCCATACATCACTATCTAAATCTTCCTCAAATTGACTAATGCTTCCTTTTAAATAGTAATGATCTTCAATACTATTCTTTTTAATTAACTCTGAATGAAAATAACGTTTTCCTTGATTAGTGAATAAAACACCAAGTGGTTTAGCAAATGTATATTTTGGAAAATTAACATTTAAAATACCATCAAATTCATATAATTTGTTTTCAATTATTTCATCTAATGTTTTAATAGTTTCATCATATAAATATTCAAGTTCAAGTCCATCAGCAGAAATAGCAATCGCATTTACACCATAAATCTTTGCTTCAAATGCAGCACCGACAGTTCCAGAATATAAAATATCTTTTGCAATATTTGGTCCATCATTTATTCCTGAAACAACTAAGTCAAAATCAACATTAAATAATCTTAAACCTGCTTTTGTTGCATCAGCTGGTGATCCATTAACAGCAATTGTTCCAATTGTTCCAGCTAATAAAGGCATTTGAACAACTTCAAGTGTGTTATAGATTGTTATTGCGTGACTTTTACCACTTTGTTGATTCATTGGTGCAGAAACATAGATTTTACCATGAGGAGCAAGTGCTCTAGCTAAAACTTCTAATCCTTTAGATTCAATTCCATCATCATTAACAATTAAAATGTTCATTTAAAATCCTCCACGATTTTATTACATCTATCACATAAATGTTTTTCATTTAACACTTTGAAAGTTCGCCAACATCTTTCACAAACTTCCCCTTCAAATTTAGACACTTTAACTCTAAATGAATCACTTTCTTCTACATTAACATTAGAAGAGATTAATACTAATTCTAAATCAACTTCTAAATATTTAATTGCATCAATTTGTTCCTTAGTTAATTGTAAATCAATTCTTGATTCTAATGATTTACCAATCACTTTTTCATTTCTAGCAATTTCTAATTCTTTTAAGACTTTTTCACGCATTTCTTCAAATATTTCAAAATTCTTTAATAATACTTCATCAGTAAATTCATTTTTACTTGGCATACTTTCTAAATAAATATCTTCTTCTTTATGGAAAGGTAATTCCCAATATGCTTCTGAAGTAGTATGTGGAATTATTGGATTTAAAACTTTTAATAATCCTAAGATGATATCATACAATGTTGATTGGATTGCTCTTCTTTCAAAATTGTTTTGTGCTTCAATATATAAAACATCTTTTGCAAAATCCAAATAGAATGCTGATAAATCATTAATTATAAATGGCATTATAATACGATATACTTTATCAAATTCATATGCATCATAAGCATCAATAACAGCATTAATTACACTTCTGTATTTCAATGTCATTACACGATTAATTCTTCCACGCATTGAATAAGAAATATAATTTTCTTCCGGATTGAAATCAAATAAATTTCCTAAAACAAATCTAAATGTATTTCTAATTTTACGATATGATTCTGCTGTTTGCTTAATTAATTCATCACTTATTCTAACATCACTTTGATATGCTGTAGTTGCTGCCCAAAGTCTAATAATATCAGCACCTTGTTGTTTCATTATTTTAAGTGGATCAATAGTATTACCAAGTGACTTACTCATTTTATAACCTTTACCATCTAAAACAAATCCATGACTAACTACATTTTTATATGGAGCAACACCGTTAATAGCAACACTAGTAATTAATGAAGAATTAAACCACCCACGATATTGATCAGAACCTTCCAAATATAAATCTGCTGGGAATGGTAGTCCTCTTTCATCTAACACTTTATATGATGAGCCACTATCAAACCAAACGTCCATAATATCCATTTCTTTTTCATAGATATTATTAGGACTTAATGCATTTTTATATCCTTTAGGTAATAAGTCTTTAGCATCCCATTCATACCAAATATTTGCTCCATATTCTCTAAATAAATCAGAAACATGTTTAATAACTTGATAATCTAAAATTGCTTCTCCATTTTCTAAATAGAAGATTGGAAGTGGTACTCCCCAAACTCTTTGGCGTGAAATAACCCAGTCTCCTCTTCCTTCTATCATGTTTGACAATCTAACTTCACCCCAACTTGGAGTCCAATTTACTTTTTTAATTTCTTCTAACAAATCTTTTCTTAATGGATCAATACTTGCAAACCATTGTGGTGTTGCTCTAAAAATAACTGGTTTTCTAGTTCTCCAGTCATGTGGATACGAGTGAGTAATTATGTCTTGTTTTAATAAGAATCCTAATTCATCCATATCTTTAACAATTTCTTTATTAGCATCTTCATAGAACATTCCAGCATATTTACCAGCTTCTTCAGTCATATATCCTTTAGCATCTACAGGGCTTAAAATATCTAATTTATATAATAAACCTACTTGATAGTCATCATCACCATGACCAGGAGCAGTATGAACAAGTCCTGTACCGTCAGTATCAGTAACGTGTTCTCCTAAAATTACAGGTGAAACTCTATTATATAATGGGTGTCTGTATTTAACATATTCTAGGTCTTTGCCTAAGAATTCTTTCAATACTTCAACATTTTCCCATCCTAGTTTTTCTTTTAATGTATTAAGTAATGAATTTAAGATAACATATTTTTTTCCATCAGCATTTACTAATACATAATTCATTCTTGGGTGTACTGAAACAGCTAAGTTTGCAGGTAATGTCCATGGTGTTGTTGTCCAAACTAAAAGATTAGCACCTTTTAATTCTTCATTTTCAACAATTGGTAATGCAAAGTAAATTGAAATTGAATTTTTATCTTGGTACTCAATTTCTGCTTCTGCAAATGCTGATTCACTTGAAGGAGACCAATAAACTGGCTTTAATCCACGATAAATTAAATTTCTTTCAACCATTTTACCGAAAACTTGAATTTGATCAGCAATAAATGATTTATCTAATGTTAAATAAGGATTGTCCCAATCCCCTAAAACACCTAATCTCATAAATTGTTCTTTTTGTTTTTGAACTTGTTGTAACGCAAATTCTTCACATTTTTCTCTAAATTCTTTTCTTGATACTTCACTACGTTTTAAACCTTTTTTAACTACTTCATTTTCAATTGGTAAACCATGTGTATCCCAACCAGGTATAAAAGGAACATAAAAACCAGCCATTGTTTTGTATCTTAAAACAAAGTCTTTAAGTGTTTTTTGTAATGCGTGTCCAACATGGATATTTCCATTTGCATATGGAGGACCATCATGTAGGATAAATGGTGTATTATCCTTATTTTTTTCTAAGACTTTATTATATAAGTCCATTTCTTTCCATCTTTTTTGAAACTCTTCTTCTCTTACACCTAAATTTCCTCTCATTTGAAATTCAGTTTTAGGCATTAATAATGTATCTTTTAATTCCATCTTTTCTCACCTCAATATTTTAATAAAAAAATACGTCCTTATAAAAGCTAAGGACGTATTACTACGCGGTACCACCTTAGTTCCAGATTTCTCTAGCACTCAAATTTATATGTTACTCCAAGTTGATACATAATATCTTATTTAATTAGGCTTTCACCATTCCCTAACTCGCTAATAAACGTTAATAATATGCTTGTTCTTTTCACTGTAACTATTTAATTATAGATTCTCTAATAACTTTCTTACACTACCATCAGTATAAACATCAGTTGGTCCAAACAAGAAAATTTTTTCTTTAATGTTGGAGATTTCACCTTCAATAGTATAAATAACTCCTGATAAAAAGGCAATAACCTTATTAGCACCATCTATATCTAACTGTTCTAAATTAATAACTAATGGTTTTCCATTAATTAACTCAGTAGCAAGTCTTGTTAAATGGGTATCATCTGCATCTTCTAATTGTTCAAAAATTATTAGTTCAACAGTCTCCTGTTTTTTTATAGCTTCCTCTTTTGGTTTCTTCTTGAAAAAACTAAATAATCCCATCATTTCCTCCTACTAAATTTTTAAAATATGTTCCAAGTCTTAAATGCGTTGATCCATGCTTAATAGCAAGCTCATAATCACCAGTCATTCCCATTGAAAGATATTTTAAATTATATTTATCTTTTAATTTTGATAGTTCGTTAAAAACTTTTTCGGTTTTTTCTAAGTTATCTAAAACACCGATTGTCATTAAACCTATCAACACTATTTTATCATATTTTTTTAATTCATTGATAAATTGAGCTAAATTATTAGGATTTATACCACTTTTTTGTTCTTCATCACTAATATTTACTTGAATAAATACAAAAAGTGGTTTATCTCGGTATTTTTCAATTAACTCTGCTTGAGCAATTGATTCTAAACTATGTAAATAATCAATTGTATTTATCATACTTTTAATTTTATTAGTTTGTAATTTACCAATAAAATGCCAAATAATGTTTGATTCAACTAATTCTTTTTGTTTAGCAAGTAAATCTTGAACACGATTTTCGCCAAAATCATTAATACCAAGTTTCTTTATTTCAAGCATTTCTGATGGATTAAAGTATTTGCTTGCACAAACAATTACCCCATCAAAATTATCAATTTTAAACATTAAATCTAAAATTTAATATATCGCCATCTTTTACGATATATTCTTTTCCTTCAATTCTAACTTTTCCTAATTCTTTAGCTTTTTGTCTACTTCCAGCAGCTATTAAATCATCGTATGAAATAGTTTCTGCAGCAATAAAACCTTTTTCAAAATCAGTATGAATAATTCCAGCACATTGTGGTGCTTTCATTCCATTAATAAATGTCCAAGCTCTTACTTCTTTTTCACCTGCAGTAAAATATGTTCTAAGTCCTAATAAATTATATGCTTCTTTAATTAATTTATTTAAACCCGATTCTTTAATACCATATTCTTCTAAAAACATTAATTGATCTTCATATCCTAGATGAGCAATTTCCATTTCTAATTGAGCACTGATTGGAATAACAATTGTATTATCCTTTTTAGCATATTCTAATAAATCTAAATAATGTTTATTCGAATTTGGATCACTAAGTTCAAAATCAGCAACATTAGCAACATATATTGATGGCTTTAAAGATAATAAATGGTAGTTTGCAATTAATTTATTTTCTTCTTCACTAATATCTAATGTTTTAGGATCAATATCATTTTCAATTGCTGTTTTAATTCTATTTAAAACATCATGTTCGATCTGTGCATCACGATCATTTTGTTTTAACATTTTTGCTAATCTTGGAATTCTTCTTTCAATTTGATCTAAATCAGCAAGATAAAGTTCCATTTTAATAGTTTCTAAATCTCCAACAGGATCTATTTTATTAGAAACATGTGTAATATTTTCATCTTCAAAACAACGTACTACGTGACAAATCGCATCTACTTCACGAATATGACTTAAGAATTGATTTCCAAGTCCTTCACCTTTAGACGCTCCTTTAACTAAACCAGCAATATCAGTAAACTCAAAAGTTGTTGGTAAGATTCTTTGTGGATTAACAATTTTTGCTAATTCATTTAAACGTTCATCTTGAACAAGAACAACTCCAACATTTGGTTCAATAGTTGCAAACGGATAATTTGCAGCTAAAACATCTGCTTTAGTAATTGCATTAAATAATGTTGATTTTCCAACATTTGGTAAACCAACGATTCCAGCTTTTAACATAAATTCACACTTCTTTCATTAAAAAAGGCTTGTTAGCCTATTTTTTATTTCCAGTTAACCATGAAGGCAGATTAATTTTTTTATCTGTTTTATCAGGTTTAACTTCATTTTCCACTTCACCTTTAGCCATCAAACCTTCTTTAGTAATAACTACTTGCTCGTTTGATGTTTTATTAAATAATTCACTTGCAAAATTATCAAATGTATTATCTTTAGCTTTTAATTCATATCCAGTTGCTATAACTGTAACAATCATTTCATCACCTAAATCGGCATTTACTGTTGTTCCATAAATAATATTTAAATCATTATCAACAGCATTCTTAATTTCGTCTAACGCTTGTTGTGTTTCAAACAAGGTAATATTTGAACCAGAAGCAATATTAACGATAGCATCAGTTGCTCCATCAATTGTTACTTCTAATAATTTAGAATGAATTGCTTTTCTTGCTGCTTCGATTGCACGATTTTCTCCAGAAGACAATCCAATACCCATAAGTGCAGTCCCTTTATCTTCCATTACTGTTCTAACATCAGCAAAGTCAACATTAATAATTCCTGGAATTGCAATAATCTCAGCAATTCCTTGAACACCTTGTCTTAAAACATTATCCGATTCTCTAAACGCATCTAATAATTGTGTTTCAGGTCCAGAGATTAGTAATAATCTTTCATTTGGAATAACGATTAATGTATCAACATATGGTCTTATTTCTTCAAGTCCGTATATCGCTGCTTTCATTCTTCCAGGTCCTTCAAAACCAAATGGTTTAGTCACAATAGCAACCGTTAAAATCCCCATATCTTTAGCAAGTTTAGCAATAACTGGCGCAGCACCTGTTCCAGTTCCGCCACCCATACCAGCAGTAATGAAAACCATATCAACGCCTTCTAACATTTCCTTTAGTTCATCCATTGATTCTAATGCTGCCTCACGACCTACTTCAAACTTAGCTCCAGCACCTAGACCTCTAGTCAGTTTTTTTCCGATTTGGATTCTTTCGTTTGCTTTTGATAGTTTTAATACTTGTGCATCTGTATTTACAGCAACAAAAGAAACACCTTTGACGTCGTTTTCTATCATTCGGTCAATAGCATTTCCTCCGCCACCACCGACACCAATAACTTTAATAATTGGCTTTTGATCAAAATTGTTAGATTCTCCGAACACCACAGTATAACCTCCTTGTTTTACTAGTAAATACTTACTATATATTATACTATACTTTCATTCATTTTTTCAAACATTTAAGTTTATTTAAAATAATTAGTTTTTTCTTTCATTTCTTCTAAATAATCTAATAAACGATCTTCTTTAATAGCATTTCTAATTTCACCCATTAAATGTTTTAAATACGCTAAATTTTGGTAAGTCATAAGACGCATTCCTAAATACTCTTCAGCTTTAAATAAATGTCTTAAGTACGATTTTGTATAATTATTAACTGGCGTATTTAATCCCTTATCAATTGGTTCCATATCATCTTCATATTTTTTATTTTTAATATTAACTTTACCTTCTGTTGTAAAGATAGAACCATGTCTAGCATTTCTAGATGGTAATACACAATCAAACATATCAACACCATTAATAACATTCATTATTAAATCTTCTGGTGCTCCAACTCCCATTAAATATCTTGGTTTATCAAAAGGTAAAATTGGATTTAAAAACTTCGTAATTTCATACATTTCTTCTTTTGTTTCCCC contains the following coding sequences:
- a CDS encoding LOG family protein, translating into MKIAVYCGANSGDNEIYAKKAFELGKWIGENNHTLVYGGGKRGLMGLIAKTVLEYGGLVIGIMPQFLIDKELAFKEITEFIIVDNMSIRKHKMFELSDAFIAMPGGAGTLEEITEVISWAGIGQNASPCILYNVNNFYKHLYEQYKVMTDTGFFSKETFDKILFSDNVKTINEFINNYEPPKFRTFK
- a CDS encoding single-stranded DNA-binding protein, translated to MLNQLVLIGRITHEPEAVILEDGKKVLRFQLAVQRGFKNYDGEYDTDFIQVTAWEGLATIVESFVKKGVMLAVKARIQTWQYQVTDDKKISMLEVIAEKITYLSTSKAKLEEEIK
- the deoD gene encoding purine-nucleoside phosphorylase, which translates into the protein MPTPHIELKDKDLIAKTVIMPGDPLRAKYIAETFLKDVVQINGVRNMFGYTGKFNGKKVTVMGSGMGMPSIGIYSYELFKFYDVEAIIRVGSAGAYTDKLKLYDVVLAKDAWSESSYAKTMGVTGRKTLPATKSLNNRLLKSAAKVGVTLHTETIHSSDVFYRVNPDEFKDIYEKHNAVCVEMESFALFTNAKALGKKAACLLTISDSLVTHEATTAQERQEAFKEMMLVALNSI
- the deoC gene encoding deoxyribose-phosphate aldolase, whose protein sequence is MQLNKYIDHTKLGANVSKEQIDKLIKEAKEYNFKSVCVNPIWVAYAKEQLKGTDVLVCTVIGFPHGTHTPIIKTQETLDAVINGADEIDVVINVTALKQGNYETILDELEGVVIAAGGRTVKVIIETCYLTKEEIIKASELTVEAGADFVKTSTGFGTGGAKVEDVKLMKETVGKDAEVKASGGVRTYEDAMAMIEAGATRIGTSNGVDIVLKKEKKNDTNTTY
- a CDS encoding YczE/YyaS/YitT family protein, with product MDKKIIIRKVVFEIIGIILLALGVTGIIVTELGASSLDAFNVFFGKLVKIETGTATLITNAVIAVILFALTRNFKLVFSIVVGILIGLCINFWQPLLNNIFNIGDANSIMNHYWFSIPFGLVSIVIVAIGAAILIIEKLPMSSYDELTLYLSKKIGSYHKTKVLLDTFFLILAIILGLITKLLTTQINFFTIIVVIGVGPTINFILRIYEKRKEKKNAIE
- the surE gene encoding 5'/3'-nucleotidase SurE yields the protein MNILIVNDDGIESKGLEVLARALAPHGKIYVSAPMNQQSGKSHAITIYNTLEVVQMPLLAGTIGTIAVNGSPADATKAGLRLFNVDFDLVVSGINDGPNIAKDILYSGTVGAAFEAKIYGVNAIAISADGLELEYLYDETIKTLDEIIENKLYEFDGILNVNFPKYTFAKPLGVLFTNQGKRYFHSELIKKNSIEDHYYLKGSISQFEEDLDSDVWAYNNGYISITPLTLNRTHHEMLNKLKKTK
- the ileS gene encoding isoleucine--tRNA ligase; amino-acid sequence: MELKDTLLMPKTEFQMRGNLGVREEEFQKRWKEMDLYNKVLEKNKDNTPFILHDGPPYANGNIHVGHALQKTLKDFVLRYKTMAGFYVPFIPGWDTHGLPIENEVVKKGLKRSEVSRKEFREKCEEFALQQVQKQKEQFMRLGVLGDWDNPYLTLDKSFIADQIQVFGKMVERNLIYRGLKPVYWSPSSESAFAEAEIEYQDKNSISIYFALPIVENEELKGANLLVWTTTPWTLPANLAVSVHPRMNYVLVNADGKKYVILNSLLNTLKEKLGWENVEVLKEFLGKDLEYVKYRHPLYNRVSPVILGEHVTDTDGTGLVHTAPGHGDDDYQVGLLYKLDILSPVDAKGYMTEEAGKYAGMFYEDANKEIVKDMDELGFLLKQDIITHSYPHDWRTRKPVIFRATPQWFASIDPLRKDLLEEIKKVNWTPSWGEVRLSNMIEGRGDWVISRQRVWGVPLPIFYLENGEAILDYQVIKHVSDLFREYGANIWYEWDAKDLLPKGYKNALSPNNIYEKEMDIMDVWFDSGSSYKVLDERGLPFPADLYLEGSDQYRGWFNSSLITSVAINGVAPYKNVVSHGFVLDGKGYKMSKSLGNTIDPLKIMKQQGADIIRLWAATTAYQSDVRISDELIKQTAESYRKIRNTFRFVLGNLFDFNPEENYISYSMRGRINRVMTLKYRSVINAVIDAYDAYEFDKVYRIIMPFIINDLSAFYLDFAKDVLYIEAQNNFERRAIQSTLYDIILGLLKVLNPIIPHTTSEAYWELPFHKEEDIYLESMPSKNEFTDEVLLKNFEIFEEMREKVLKELEIARNEKVIGKSLESRIDLQLTKEQIDAIKYLEVDLELVLISSNVNVEESDSFRVKVSKFEGEVCERCWRTFKVLNEKHLCDRCNKIVEDFK
- the sepF gene encoding cell division protein SepF; its protein translation is MGLFSFFKKKPKEEAIKKQETVELIIFEQLEDADDTHLTRLATELINGKPLVINLEQLDIDGANKVIAFLSGVIYTIEGEISNIKEKIFLFGPTDVYTDGSVRKLLENL
- a CDS encoding YggS family pyridoxal phosphate-dependent enzyme, with product MFKIDNFDGVIVCASKYFNPSEMLEIKKLGINDFGENRVQDLLAKQKELVESNIIWHFIGKLQTNKIKSMINTIDYLHSLESIAQAELIEKYRDKPLFVFIQVNISDEEQKSGINPNNLAQFINELKKYDKIVLIGLMTIGVLDNLEKTEKVFNELSKLKDKYNLKYLSMGMTGDYELAIKHGSTHLRLGTYFKNLVGGNDGII
- the ychF gene encoding redox-regulated ATPase YchF; the encoded protein is MLKAGIVGLPNVGKSTLFNAITKADVLAANYPFATIEPNVGVVLVQDERLNELAKIVNPQRILPTTFEFTDIAGLVKGASKGEGLGNQFLSHIREVDAICHVVRCFEDENITHVSNKIDPVGDLETIKMELYLADLDQIERRIPRLAKMLKQNDRDAQIEHDVLNRIKTAIENDIDPKTLDISEEENKLIANYHLLSLKPSIYVANVADFELSDPNSNKHYLDLLEYAKKDNTIVIPISAQLEMEIAHLGYEDQLMFLEEYGIKESGLNKLIKEAYNLLGLRTYFTAGEKEVRAWTFINGMKAPQCAGIIHTDFEKGFIAAETISYDDLIAAGSRQKAKELGKVRIEGKEYIVKDGDILNFRFNV
- the ftsZ gene encoding cell division protein FtsZ, whose translation is MFGESNNFDQKPIIKVIGVGGGGGNAIDRMIENDVKGVSFVAVNTDAQVLKLSKANERIQIGKKLTRGLGAGAKFEVGREAALESMDELKEMLEGVDMVFITAGMGGGTGTGAAPVIAKLAKDMGILTVAIVTKPFGFEGPGRMKAAIYGLEEIRPYVDTLIVIPNERLLLISGPETQLLDAFRESDNVLRQGVQGIAEIIAIPGIINVDFADVRTVMEDKGTALMGIGLSSGENRAIEAARKAIHSKLLEVTIDGATDAIVNIASGSNITLFETQQALDEIKNAVDNDLNIIYGTTVNADLGDEMIVTVIATGYELKAKDNTFDNFASELFNKTSNEQVVITKEGLMAKGEVENEVKPDKTDKKINLPSWLTGNKK